A window from Pyrococcus yayanosii CH1 encodes these proteins:
- a CDS encoding Eco57I restriction-modification methylase domain-containing protein, protein MTPTQIEERYFSRLKNNISSSEAIDVFRRIFVDVWGFKYSDEDIPVESFRKFVSENTEFAKIIARSPSKDGSFYIIYVKGKGKSDTVRYRQGIIKDLVEFTGSINLEFANFLTIIEHGGYWKLLVPVYRRETDVAKANIYVIDPSYGKFRTLIEGILKVGEEIKKLKEYPPASQIKVFIDEYMHVRPLTEEFFQDYKKYHYKLKGVIKKLYGKKLEEVYTGELPKDIFVERAAKTFAHTFFNRLMFVYFLQKKGWIINDKVKIKYPVDEIVTNKKRFVSWLWEMYQEYKKKDGYDDLEFYRDFLRNLFVNVMNKPAQDRHFNKRLPDPVFYAFRMVPYFNGGLFNHIKVGGVDLDEIITSLPDELLKELIFDFFEEYNFTVTEETPYEVEVAVDPAMLGKIYESLIAEEEKALEEEERRVSGIFYTPRAEVDFMCRMAIYEYLRRNTKVEDELLREFVFTPLHEWEKRPLPRGLISALEDVKIVDPAAGSGAFLVGMFHLLMELYEKARVKVDYERKLAIIRDNIYGVDIKEWAVRVAKLRLWLALIEKEEEIPNEPILPNLETKLAVGDSLAPPYFVLKINGKKKIIEIPLAKFRESLRLLWAKKGASEAIVAYKNLVKAYYMGEKINGKPVTLRDIERAKWGALQEFLENALKEELKAKEKEDVKLLLEAVKKEDFSALEKPPFIWELDFPDVMLEKRGFDIVIANPPYVRQEKIYPEYYDLAEFQMLPKKEQERLKKEYKKKIIEHMETIIKEKFKYEMKLPARSDLYAYFFIQGVNLLNPKGALVFITSNSWLDVDYGTALQEFFLRFTHLRAVIDYTTRSFEQADVNTVITVLTRKPEELFNTVGEECVNFVLLKRNFDGLSRGIIDRLLECYAGKVKGVEVFGGEVYSYEDDELRVRSVKAVELAKMGGLKVGKKNQLLGTYNISGEYKGMKWGGILIRAPRIFYVILDKGKGKLVRLGEIAEVRFGIKTGANEFFYLEPIKNPIKWPICKICGRVHKPEEGLIAVRNKAGWEGYIEEEFLRPVVKSPQEIKTYRIRLEDLKFKVFLCNLSKEELENRDKIHALHYIEWGENKEYQNKPTCRTRNPWWALGDRKIGSLASMMSYNIRFPFWLNDIALCDARLYDIYKKLDISSELLASVLNTTLVPIIIELTGRANLGEGALDFKVYETAEILVVNPKIFSQSQIQRLLHAFNRMANREIKSIFEELGLPKPNRDLSNINPDDVSLDKVMPDRRELDRIIFEVLGLTEEEQLEVYRAVVELVKQRLAKAKTFSNKKKKR, encoded by the coding sequence ATGACTCCCACTCAAATTGAAGAGAGGTATTTTAGCAGACTCAAGAATAATATAAGCTCATCTGAAGCGATTGATGTGTTTAGGAGAATTTTCGTCGATGTGTGGGGTTTTAAGTATAGTGATGAAGACATCCCAGTAGAGAGCTTCAGAAAGTTTGTTTCGGAAAATACTGAATTCGCAAAGATAATTGCAAGATCTCCCTCAAAGGATGGCTCATTCTACATAATCTACGTCAAGGGAAAGGGTAAAAGTGACACAGTGAGGTACAGGCAAGGGATTATAAAAGATCTCGTTGAGTTCACGGGCTCTATAAACTTGGAATTTGCAAACTTCCTGACCATAATTGAACATGGGGGATACTGGAAGCTTTTAGTTCCCGTGTACAGGCGTGAAACTGATGTAGCGAAGGCGAATATTTACGTGATAGATCCAAGCTACGGAAAATTCAGAACACTAATTGAGGGCATTTTAAAGGTCGGAGAAGAAATTAAAAAGCTCAAAGAGTATCCTCCGGCTTCTCAGATAAAAGTGTTCATTGACGAATATATGCACGTTAGACCGCTCACGGAGGAATTCTTCCAAGATTACAAGAAGTACCACTACAAGCTCAAGGGGGTAATAAAGAAGCTCTACGGGAAAAAGCTCGAAGAAGTTTACACGGGGGAATTGCCAAAAGACATATTCGTTGAAAGAGCTGCTAAGACATTTGCTCACACTTTCTTCAACAGATTGATGTTTGTTTATTTCCTACAGAAAAAAGGATGGATCATAAACGATAAAGTGAAAATTAAGTATCCAGTTGATGAGATAGTAACAAATAAGAAAAGATTTGTTAGCTGGCTCTGGGAAATGTACCAAGAGTACAAGAAAAAAGATGGCTACGATGATTTGGAATTCTACAGGGACTTTCTCAGAAACCTATTTGTAAATGTAATGAATAAACCAGCTCAAGATAGACATTTCAACAAAAGGTTACCAGATCCAGTATTTTACGCATTTAGAATGGTTCCCTACTTCAACGGCGGTCTTTTCAACCACATTAAAGTTGGAGGCGTTGATTTAGATGAAATAATTACATCACTTCCAGATGAGCTATTAAAGGAGCTAATATTCGATTTCTTTGAAGAGTACAACTTTACCGTAACCGAAGAGACGCCTTATGAGGTTGAGGTTGCAGTTGATCCAGCAATGCTTGGAAAGATTTACGAGTCTTTGATTGCTGAGGAAGAGAAAGCTTTGGAGGAAGAAGAACGAAGGGTTTCGGGAATCTTCTACACGCCGAGAGCAGAGGTAGACTTCATGTGTAGGATGGCGATTTATGAGTATCTAAGGAGAAACACAAAGGTTGAGGACGAGCTTTTGAGGGAGTTTGTATTTACGCCGCTTCATGAGTGGGAGAAAAGACCGCTACCAAGGGGGTTAATTAGTGCTCTTGAAGATGTTAAAATAGTCGATCCAGCGGCTGGGAGTGGGGCATTTCTTGTGGGAATGTTCCATCTTCTTATGGAACTCTACGAGAAGGCAAGGGTAAAAGTGGATTACGAAAGAAAGCTCGCCATAATCAGGGATAACATTTACGGAGTTGACATTAAGGAATGGGCGGTACGGGTAGCCAAACTGAGACTTTGGTTAGCACTAATTGAAAAAGAGGAAGAAATCCCAAATGAGCCAATTCTTCCAAACCTCGAGACTAAGCTAGCTGTTGGTGACTCCTTAGCGCCACCTTACTTTGTCCTTAAAATAAACGGGAAGAAAAAGATAATCGAGATACCCCTCGCTAAGTTCCGTGAGAGCCTTAGATTACTATGGGCAAAAAAAGGAGCAAGCGAGGCCATAGTCGCATACAAGAATCTAGTGAAAGCATATTACATGGGGGAGAAGATAAATGGGAAACCTGTAACGCTCAGGGACATTGAGAGAGCCAAGTGGGGTGCTCTTCAAGAGTTTCTTGAGAATGCCCTCAAGGAAGAGCTGAAGGCTAAGGAAAAGGAAGATGTCAAGCTACTCCTTGAGGCTGTCAAAAAGGAGGACTTCTCAGCCCTTGAGAAGCCGCCCTTCATCTGGGAGCTGGACTTTCCAGACGTGATGCTCGAAAAGAGGGGTTTTGATATAGTGATAGCCAATCCACCGTATGTAAGGCAGGAAAAAATCTACCCGGAGTATTACGATTTAGCGGAGTTCCAGATGCTCCCCAAAAAGGAGCAGGAGAGACTCAAGAAGGAGTACAAGAAGAAGATAATTGAACATATGGAAACCATAATCAAGGAGAAGTTTAAGTACGAGATGAAGCTCCCAGCTAGAAGTGACCTCTATGCATACTTTTTCATCCAGGGTGTCAACCTGCTCAATCCTAAGGGTGCGCTGGTTTTCATTACATCCAACTCATGGCTTGACGTTGATTACGGAACCGCTTTACAGGAGTTCTTCTTGAGATTCACCCACTTAAGGGCGGTGATTGACTACACGACGAGGAGCTTCGAGCAGGCCGACGTCAACACAGTGATTACAGTTTTGACGAGAAAGCCCGAGGAGCTTTTCAACACGGTTGGAGAGGAGTGCGTGAACTTCGTTTTGCTGAAGAGGAACTTTGACGGGCTGAGCCGCGGGATAATAGACAGGCTCCTTGAGTGCTACGCGGGGAAGGTTAAGGGCGTTGAGGTCTTTGGAGGGGAAGTTTACAGCTACGAGGACGATGAACTGAGGGTGAGGAGCGTTAAAGCGGTGGAGCTTGCAAAGATGGGCGGCCTTAAGGTCGGAAAGAAGAACCAACTCCTCGGAACCTACAACATCTCCGGCGAGTACAAGGGCATGAAGTGGGGCGGAATACTGATTAGAGCGCCAAGGATATTCTACGTGATTCTGGATAAAGGAAAAGGAAAGCTGGTGAGGCTTGGGGAGATTGCTGAGGTAAGATTTGGGATTAAAACAGGAGCGAATGAGTTCTTCTATTTGGAACCAATTAAGAATCCAATAAAGTGGCCAATATGTAAGATTTGTGGTAGAGTCCACAAGCCCGAGGAAGGATTAATTGCGGTGAGGAATAAAGCGGGCTGGGAGGGCTATATCGAGGAGGAGTTTTTGAGGCCCGTTGTTAAGAGTCCACAGGAGATAAAGACCTATCGGATTAGACTTGAAGACCTGAAGTTCAAGGTGTTCCTCTGCAATCTCTCCAAGGAAGAATTAGAGAACAGAGACAAAATACACGCACTGCATTACATTGAATGGGGAGAGAACAAGGAATATCAAAACAAACCAACATGTAGAACAAGAAATCCATGGTGGGCGTTAGGGGACAGAAAAATCGGAAGTTTGGCCTCCATGATGAGTTACAACATCAGGTTTCCTTTCTGGTTAAATGATATTGCTCTATGTGATGCGCGGCTTTATGACATCTACAAAAAACTGGATATCTCATCAGAGCTTTTAGCCAGTGTATTAAATACAACTCTAGTTCCAATAATCATTGAACTTACAGGAAGAGCTAATTTAGGAGAAGGTGCTTTGGACTTCAAAGTTTATGAGACTGCTGAAATTCTTGTTGTGAATCCGAAAATATTCTCACAGAGTCAAATTCAACGCCTCCTCCACGCCTTCAACCGCATGGCAAACCGCGAAATCAAGTCCATCTTCGAGGAGCTTGGCCTTCCGAAGCCCAACCGTGATCTCAGTAACATCAATCCAGACGACGTTAGCTTGGACAAGGTAATGCCTGACCGCCGTGAGCTTGACAGGATTATCTTTGAAGTTCTTGGCTTAACTGAAGAAGAGCAGCTTGAGGTTTACAGGGCCGTTGTGGAGCTTGTAAAGCAAAGGCTTGCTAAAGCAAAGACTTTCTCAAATAAGAAAAAGAAGAGGTGA
- a CDS encoding DUF365 domain-containing protein — MEEEIVGVTFPVPKPLLDRILKEGKTVFVKPSTLRVKPGMKIVFYASRENQGFHGEAEVESVRHFKNIEEIIKEYRNELFLTPEELRKYERDRRRWHSRGKRPRPWMVLKLKGIRRYPRIVKPKRFIAVSGRYIRESEYQEILAKVGFK, encoded by the coding sequence ATGGAAGAGGAAATAGTGGGAGTAACATTTCCAGTGCCAAAGCCCCTGTTAGATAGGATCCTAAAAGAAGGCAAAACAGTTTTTGTGAAGCCCTCAACGCTTAGAGTAAAGCCTGGAATGAAAATCGTTTTCTATGCTTCCCGAGAGAATCAGGGATTCCACGGAGAGGCAGAAGTTGAAAGCGTTAGGCATTTCAAAAACATCGAAGAGATCATTAAAGAGTATAGGAACGAGCTCTTCCTAACACCAGAAGAGCTCAGGAAATATGAGAGAGACAGACGGAGGTGGCATTCACGCGGGAAAAGGCCCAGGCCATGGATGGTGCTTAAACTTAAAGGCATCAGAAGGTACCCAAGGATAGTAAAGCCCAAGCGCTTCATCGCGGTCTCCGGAAGATACATCAGAGAGAGCGAGTATCAAGAAATTCTCGCCAAGGTGGGTTTCAAGTAG
- the pyk gene encoding pyruvate kinase — protein sequence MKLPPQKTKIVATIGPATKSKRMIEKLIKAGMSVARINFSHGTFEEHAKVIEAVREASQKLDRRVAILADLPGLKIRVGEIKGSYVELRRGDKVILTTRDVEGDGMVIPVEYKDFPRLVSKGDTIYLSDGYIVLKVEEVRDTDVEALVISGGKLFSRKGINIPKAHLPVEAVTPRDMEIIEFAIEHGVDAIGISFVGSVYDVLKVKRFLEKKGAGNVFVVAKIERPDAVRNFDEILNAADAIMIARGDLGVEMPIERLPILQKQLIRKANVQGKPVITATQMLVSMTTEKVPTRAEVTDVANAILDGTDAVMLSEETAVGKFPVEAVEMMVKIAKVTEEYRESFGMVRMREFMEITPQKGAIKEAITRSIVDALCTVNIKYILTPTRTGRTPRLISRFKPKQWILAFSTDERVCNNLMFSYGVYPFCMEEDFDERDIVRLIKGLGLVQSDDIVLMTEGKPIEKTVGTNSIKIFTIA from the coding sequence ATGAAGCTTCCTCCCCAGAAGACGAAAATTGTGGCGACGATAGGGCCCGCAACGAAATCGAAGAGGATGATTGAGAAGCTCATAAAAGCCGGCATGAGCGTTGCCCGCATAAACTTCTCCCACGGGACCTTCGAGGAGCACGCCAAGGTGATAGAGGCCGTGAGGGAAGCTTCGCAGAAGCTCGACAGGAGGGTGGCAATCCTTGCCGATCTTCCCGGCCTCAAGATACGGGTTGGGGAGATAAAGGGCAGCTACGTGGAGCTGAGGAGGGGGGATAAGGTAATCCTCACAACGAGGGACGTTGAAGGGGACGGAATGGTAATCCCAGTCGAGTACAAGGATTTTCCGAGGCTGGTATCCAAGGGCGACACGATATACCTCAGCGACGGCTACATAGTCTTAAAGGTTGAGGAGGTAAGGGACACGGATGTCGAAGCCCTCGTTATCTCGGGTGGGAAGCTCTTCTCAAGGAAGGGCATAAACATTCCAAAGGCCCATCTCCCGGTAGAGGCCGTTACTCCGAGAGACATGGAGATAATAGAGTTCGCGATAGAGCACGGCGTGGACGCAATTGGCATAAGCTTCGTGGGAAGCGTCTACGATGTCCTTAAGGTCAAGAGATTCCTTGAGAAGAAGGGTGCCGGGAACGTCTTCGTCGTGGCCAAAATCGAGAGGCCTGACGCGGTCAGAAACTTTGACGAGATACTCAACGCGGCCGACGCCATAATGATAGCTCGCGGCGATTTAGGCGTTGAGATGCCCATAGAGAGGCTCCCAATCCTTCAGAAGCAACTGATAAGGAAGGCCAACGTGCAGGGCAAGCCAGTGATAACCGCCACTCAGATGCTCGTCTCCATGACGACGGAGAAAGTTCCCACGAGGGCGGAGGTTACGGATGTAGCAAACGCCATCCTTGATGGAACGGACGCGGTCATGCTTTCCGAGGAGACGGCCGTCGGAAAGTTCCCGGTCGAGGCCGTTGAGATGATGGTGAAGATAGCCAAGGTAACCGAGGAGTACAGGGAAAGCTTCGGAATGGTCCGGATGAGAGAGTTCATGGAAATCACGCCGCAGAAGGGGGCGATAAAGGAGGCGATCACAAGGAGCATAGTAGATGCACTCTGCACCGTGAACATAAAGTACATCCTCACGCCGACGAGGACGGGAAGAACTCCCCGCCTTATTTCCAGGTTCAAGCCAAAGCAGTGGATTCTTGCCTTTTCCACGGATGAGAGGGTCTGCAACAACCTCATGTTCAGCTACGGCGTCTACCCCTTCTGCATGGAAGAAGACTTCGACGAGAGGGACATAGTGAGGCTAATCAAAGGGCTCGGGCTCGTTCAGAGCGATGACATCGTCCTCATGACGGAAGGGAAGCCCATAGAGAAGACCGTCGGCACGAACTCCATCAAGATCTTCACGATAGCCTGA
- a CDS encoding DUF1464 family protein codes for MRVIGVDPGTRSFDVIGLEDGKVKLDLSYPSEVVAEEPERIVRDIERFNAELIVGPSGYGLPLKHISELTERDRFEMTLVREEEMKEIPVLIGLQKIVDGMAEKGMNVWFIPGVIHLPTVPEWRKYNKIDMGTADKMAITVLGIYDQAKRLGIEYPEVSFVLLEVGFGYNYAGAVKGGKIVDGIGGTIFPGPAYVNSGALDGEIAYLIGKLKKWHLFWGGASIIAAEKILPPEEFARRLDEEPFARAWEAMKDGFIKAVASELAVVGKAKEIILSGRLMRIDELRKDVQDTFEDVFGLPVVKLRGLEGKAKEAAQGSAIIGDGLAGGQFRDLVEHVEIKKARGSVLDWVKLPLKL; via the coding sequence GTGAGGGTCATAGGTGTAGATCCCGGGACCAGGAGCTTCGACGTCATAGGTCTCGAAGATGGGAAGGTAAAACTTGACCTCAGCTACCCGAGCGAGGTCGTCGCGGAGGAGCCTGAGAGAATAGTTAGGGACATTGAGAGGTTTAATGCTGAATTGATCGTCGGGCCGAGCGGTTACGGCCTCCCGCTCAAGCACATAAGCGAGCTGACCGAGAGAGACCGTTTCGAAATGACCCTCGTGAGAGAGGAGGAGATGAAGGAGATACCCGTCCTCATCGGCCTACAGAAGATCGTCGATGGGATGGCCGAGAAGGGTATGAACGTGTGGTTCATACCTGGCGTCATTCATCTCCCGACCGTCCCCGAATGGAGGAAGTATAACAAGATCGATATGGGAACCGCCGATAAAATGGCCATAACAGTTCTTGGAATCTACGATCAGGCCAAGAGACTCGGCATCGAATATCCGGAGGTCTCGTTCGTCCTCCTTGAGGTCGGCTTCGGCTACAATTATGCGGGAGCTGTGAAGGGTGGAAAAATCGTCGATGGTATTGGTGGAACGATTTTCCCCGGACCGGCTTATGTGAACAGCGGCGCCCTTGATGGGGAAATTGCTTACCTAATCGGAAAGCTCAAGAAGTGGCATCTCTTCTGGGGAGGAGCCTCGATAATAGCGGCCGAGAAGATACTTCCACCGGAGGAGTTCGCTAGGAGGCTTGATGAAGAGCCCTTCGCGAGGGCATGGGAGGCCATGAAGGATGGCTTCATCAAGGCCGTTGCCAGCGAGCTGGCAGTTGTTGGTAAGGCGAAGGAGATAATCCTCTCCGGCAGGCTGATGCGCATCGACGAGCTCAGAAAGGATGTGCAGGACACCTTTGAGGACGTCTTCGGTCTTCCCGTCGTCAAGCTACGTGGCCTGGAGGGCAAAGCAAAGGAGGCCGCCCAGGGAAGCGCGATAATCGGGGATGGCCTTGCAGGGGGCCAATTTAGAGATTTAGTCGAGCACGTCGAGATAAAAAAGGCCAGAGGAAGCGTTCTTGACTGGGTGAAGCTTCCGCTCAAGCTCTGA
- the cdr gene encoding CoA-disulfide reductase: protein MGKKTVVVIGGGAAGMSAASRIKRLKPEWDVKVFEATEWVSHAPCGIPYVVEGISPMEKLMHYPPEVFIKKRGIDLHMKAEVMEVDTGHVRVRESDGEHTYEWDYLVFANGASPQVPPIEGIDLPGVFTADLPPDALAIREYMEKNNVRNVVVIGTGYIAIEMAEAFVAQGKSVTLIGRSERILRKTFDKEVTDIVEEKLKESLNLRLEEMTLRIEGQGKVEKVVTDADEYPADLVVIATGIKPNVELARELGVKIGETGAIWTNDKMQTSVENVYAAGDVAETRHIITGRRVWNPLAPAGNKMGYVAGSNIAGKEMHFPGVLGTSVTKFLDLEIGKTGLTESEAVNEGFDVRTAFIKAKTKPHYYPGSKEIWLKGVVDNETNKLLGVQAVGAEVLPRIDTAAAMLMAGFTTKDVFFTDLAYAPPFAPVWDPLVVLARVLKF, encoded by the coding sequence ATGGGGAAGAAAACGGTCGTTGTCATCGGTGGAGGAGCGGCTGGAATGAGCGCGGCTTCGCGCATCAAGAGACTAAAGCCTGAATGGGACGTCAAGGTTTTCGAGGCGACCGAATGGGTGAGCCACGCCCCCTGCGGCATTCCCTACGTCGTCGAGGGCATCTCGCCAATGGAGAAGCTAATGCACTATCCACCGGAGGTCTTCATAAAGAAGCGTGGAATTGACCTTCACATGAAGGCTGAAGTCATGGAGGTTGATACGGGCCACGTTCGCGTTAGGGAAAGTGATGGCGAGCACACTTACGAGTGGGACTATCTTGTATTCGCCAACGGTGCCTCCCCGCAGGTTCCACCGATTGAGGGTATCGACTTGCCCGGCGTCTTCACAGCGGATCTTCCACCCGATGCCCTTGCGATAAGGGAGTACATGGAGAAGAACAACGTTAGGAACGTCGTCGTCATTGGAACGGGCTACATAGCGATAGAGATGGCGGAAGCCTTCGTTGCTCAAGGTAAAAGTGTAACGCTCATCGGGAGGAGTGAGAGGATTCTAAGAAAGACCTTCGACAAGGAGGTAACGGACATCGTTGAGGAGAAGCTAAAAGAAAGTCTCAACCTCCGCTTGGAAGAGATGACGCTGAGGATTGAAGGCCAGGGAAAGGTAGAAAAGGTCGTCACCGACGCGGACGAATACCCGGCCGATCTCGTGGTCATTGCGACTGGCATAAAGCCCAACGTCGAGCTGGCGAGGGAGTTGGGCGTGAAGATAGGGGAGACTGGGGCGATATGGACCAACGATAAGATGCAGACGAGCGTCGAGAACGTCTACGCCGCCGGGGACGTTGCGGAGACGAGGCACATAATCACGGGCAGGCGTGTCTGGAACCCGCTCGCGCCGGCCGGCAATAAAATGGGCTACGTTGCCGGAAGCAACATCGCCGGAAAGGAGATGCACTTCCCGGGTGTCCTCGGCACAAGCGTGACCAAGTTTCTCGACCTCGAGATAGGGAAGACCGGCCTAACGGAGTCCGAGGCTGTAAATGAGGGCTTCGACGTCAGGACGGCCTTTATAAAGGCCAAGACGAAACCTCACTACTACCCCGGTTCCAAAGAAATATGGCTGAAGGGAGTGGTTGACAACGAGACTAACAAGCTGCTCGGTGTACAGGCAGTTGGCGCAGAGGTACTCCCAAGGATAGATACAGCCGCGGCTATGTTAATGGCGGGCTTCACAACGAAGGACGTCTTCTTCACGGACCTCGCTTATGCCCCGCCCTTTGCTCCAGTCTGGGACCCGCTGGTCGTCTTGGCTAGGGTCCTCAAGTTTTAG
- a CDS encoding tRNA(Met) cytidine acetyltransferase TmcA translates to MTVKVRFPKDLREYARGEKVKESFIRLTETALAEAISNFHRRMVLLQGDTLEKAKLAGILSAGAVRVLSGLIPELMERKLRDKSEDKIEVLYATDALGEDTYGRKRYEEFRKHFDVLAGDLAKLTAVTFKHSREILGRTFDVLILDLSYDFSPNDLGRIIETVRGGGLIFVLTPPFEKWKDMWTGFHKSLVTPPYTIDDVKKRFNRRLIRKFREHRGIYIINADRKRIERRPGKHRSQAKLPEREKIEIPKEIIFPRELYELCLTRGQVEVLRAFEALVEDEGMIVLTADRGRGKSVSVGIGIIGLAVSSGKKKFRAVITSPELENVQSLFRFAKKSLERLGYKVKTVREEGLIKELYAKRIALRYYPPTKGYRQKADIYVVDEAAGIHVPILYRYLEKDRVVYSSTIHGYEGAGRGFSVKFLKKAKEKRQFREVHLSVPIRYAEGDPIERWLLDVLLLDAEPVELTEEDYELIRRKEVYLEEPDLDDWFENDREDLRHFVGIYVLAHYRNRPSDVALLADAPHHEARVLRLRNGKIVTAIQIAKEGGIPKGVIERMAKGYKPPGNIIPDMMVKHHYAKEFAKLKGYRVVRIATHPDAMDLGLGSKALELLIEEAKRKGLDWVGSGFGASEELIRFWVRNGFATVHLSPSRNPVSGEYTAIVIKPISERAREIVKKANDEFRIRLTEWLGDTHRDLEPEIARWLFETPFGEAVDYPIHLTKVQKRRLELFVNKILTYDTVVDAVKPIVKLYFLDGWMRPYLDERQIILLIHRVLQAHDWKETAKVIDRTELYTMIELRDVIRGLWYYYKRIIG, encoded by the coding sequence ATGACGGTCAAAGTGAGATTTCCCAAGGACCTGCGAGAGTACGCAAGGGGGGAGAAGGTTAAGGAGTCCTTTATTAGGCTCACCGAGACAGCCCTTGCTGAGGCAATTTCGAACTTTCACCGCAGGATGGTCCTCCTCCAAGGGGACACACTTGAAAAGGCTAAACTCGCTGGTATCCTCTCAGCCGGTGCCGTTAGGGTTCTTTCGGGGCTTATTCCTGAGCTCATGGAAAGGAAGCTTAGAGATAAGAGCGAGGATAAAATAGAAGTTCTCTATGCAACTGACGCGCTCGGGGAGGACACCTATGGACGCAAGAGGTACGAGGAGTTCAGGAAGCACTTTGACGTGCTTGCCGGAGATCTTGCCAAATTAACCGCCGTAACATTCAAGCACAGCAGGGAAATTCTCGGCAGGACCTTCGACGTTCTCATTCTCGATTTAAGCTATGATTTCTCACCCAACGACCTTGGAAGGATAATTGAGACGGTTCGCGGGGGCGGATTAATTTTTGTCCTGACGCCACCCTTTGAGAAGTGGAAGGACATGTGGACGGGCTTTCACAAGAGCTTGGTAACCCCTCCCTACACGATTGATGACGTCAAGAAGCGCTTTAACAGAAGGCTGATAAGGAAGTTCAGGGAGCACAGGGGGATATACATCATCAATGCCGACAGAAAGAGAATCGAGCGCAGGCCTGGGAAGCACAGGAGCCAAGCAAAACTCCCGGAAAGGGAAAAGATTGAGATTCCTAAAGAGATAATCTTTCCGAGGGAGCTTTATGAGCTCTGCCTCACGAGGGGCCAGGTGGAGGTTCTCAGGGCCTTTGAGGCTCTTGTGGAAGATGAGGGCATGATAGTCCTCACCGCTGACAGAGGCCGTGGCAAAAGCGTCTCCGTCGGCATCGGCATAATAGGGCTGGCGGTCTCGAGTGGGAAGAAGAAGTTCAGAGCAGTTATAACATCTCCAGAGCTCGAGAACGTCCAGAGCCTCTTCCGCTTTGCCAAGAAAAGCCTTGAGAGGCTTGGCTATAAGGTGAAGACCGTCAGGGAGGAAGGCCTTATAAAAGAACTATACGCTAAAAGAATAGCCCTCCGCTATTATCCGCCCACGAAAGGATACAGGCAGAAGGCTGACATTTACGTGGTGGATGAGGCCGCTGGAATACATGTCCCGATACTATATCGCTACCTTGAAAAGGACAGGGTGGTTTACTCCTCCACGATACACGGTTATGAGGGAGCGGGACGGGGCTTCTCTGTCAAGTTCCTGAAGAAAGCTAAGGAGAAGCGGCAGTTCAGGGAGGTCCACCTTTCCGTGCCGATTAGATACGCTGAGGGCGACCCAATAGAGAGGTGGCTCCTCGATGTCTTACTGCTTGATGCCGAGCCGGTGGAGCTTACGGAAGAGGACTACGAGCTCATAAGGAGGAAGGAGGTCTACCTTGAGGAGCCTGACCTTGACGACTGGTTCGAGAACGACAGGGAAGACTTGAGACACTTCGTCGGCATCTACGTCCTCGCCCATTATCGCAACAGGCCAAGCGATGTGGCCCTTTTGGCGGATGCCCCCCACCACGAAGCGAGGGTTCTTCGGCTTAGAAACGGCAAGATAGTCACGGCAATACAGATAGCGAAGGAAGGAGGAATTCCTAAGGGCGTCATAGAGAGGATGGCCAAGGGATACAAGCCGCCCGGCAACATAATCCCGGATATGATGGTTAAGCACCACTATGCCAAGGAGTTCGCAAAGCTCAAAGGGTATAGAGTTGTGAGGATAGCCACCCATCCGGACGCCATGGACCTTGGCCTTGGGAGCAAGGCCCTCGAACTTCTCATCGAAGAAGCCAAAAGGAAGGGTCTCGACTGGGTGGGCTCCGGCTTCGGGGCCAGTGAAGAGCTCATAAGGTTCTGGGTTAGGAACGGCTTTGCTACCGTCCATCTCAGCCCAAGCAGGAACCCAGTGAGCGGCGAATACACCGCGATAGTCATCAAGCCCATCAGCGAGAGGGCCAGGGAAATAGTAAAGAAGGCCAACGACGAGTTCCGCATAAGGCTCACGGAGTGGCTAGGCGATACTCATAGGGATTTGGAGCCTGAGATTGCGAGGTGGCTCTTCGAGACACCTTTCGGTGAGGCCGTTGATTACCCAATACACTTGACGAAGGTTCAGAAGAGGCGCCTTGAGCTCTTCGTGAACAAGATCCTTACCTACGACACCGTTGTCGATGCCGTGAAGCCCATAGTGAAGCTCTACTTCCTCGACGGCTGGATGAGGCCATATCTCGACGAGAGGCAGATAATCCTCCTCATCCACCGTGTCCTGCAGGCCCACGACTGGAAGGAGACCGCAAAGGTGATAGACAGGACGGAGCTCTACACAATGATAGAGCTGAGGGACGTCATAAGGGGTCTCTGGTACTATTACAAGCGTATCATCGGGTAA